The following is a genomic window from Vicinamibacterales bacterium.
CGATCATCGCCAACAATTTCGCGGTGCCGGCTGAAACCATCTACGCCGCCACTGACCTGGCGGTCGAGCGGCTGGCCGTCTTCACGAGGCGGTAGCGCGCCTACGAACCGTCGGCCCCCGGATGCCGTCTAATCGTCATAGTCCCCTCCTGACGATCGGGCCGGAGATACATTCGGTCGGCAACTTTCCGAATTCACAGGGAAGAACTTGGGCGGAGGACCCATGAACGCCACGTGTGCGCGGATCGGTTCGGCAGCCGGGTTGATCGTCCTGACAGCGGCCGCGGGGTTCTCTCAGCCGCGCCAGGCGGATGCCCCGCTCCCCGCCCGAACGACCACGGCCGTGCCGAGGGCGACGTCCGAGATCCGGATCGACGGCGTGCTGGACGAGCCTGCCTGGAAGACTGCTGCTGTGGTACTGGTGTCCAACGAGTGGGCGCCCGGCGACAACATCCCGGCCCCGGTCAAGACGGAGTGCCTCATCACGTTCGACCGGAAGAACCTCTACATCGCTTTCCGGGCTGCTGATCCCAACCCCTCGGAGATCCGCGCGCACCTCATGGACCGCGACGACGTGAATACGCTGATCCAGGACGACCACGTCGGCGTGATGATCGACACCTTCAACGACGAACGGCGCGCGTTTCAGTTCCGGATGAACCCGCTGGGCGTGCAGGCCGACGCGATCTTCAGCGAGCAGGATGGCGTCGAGGATTTCTCGTGGGACATGATCTGGGCGTCCGCCGGCCGAATCACCCGGGACGGTTACATTGTCGAGGTGGCGCTGCCGTTGAAACAGTTGCGGTTCCCGGCCGGCCAGGGACCGCAGACCTGGGGCTTCGAGGCCTTCCGGTCCTGGCCCCGCAACGTCAGGCACCGGCTGACGTCGCAGCCTCGAGACCGAAACAAGGGCTGCCTGCTCTGCCAGGAAGGCAAGATCACCGGCCTCGACGAGCTGTCCCAGGGCCGGAACATCGAAATCGATCCCACCGCCACGTTCCACCGGACCGACCGACGCGAGGATCCCTCCGCGTCGTCGTTGAGCGGCGGTGATTCCAAGGCGGATATCGGGGGCACCGTCCGCTGGAACGTGACGCCGAACATGACGTTCAGCGGAACGCTCAACCCCGACTTCTCGCAGGTGGAAGCGGACGTCGCTCAACTCGACGTGAACCAGCGGTTCGCCTTGTTCTACCCGGAGAAGCGCCCGTTCTTCCTCGAGGGCGTGGACTTCTTCACGACGCCGATCCAGGCCGTGTTCACCCGGACAGTGGCCGATCCCTACTTCGGCGCGAAGCTGACGGGCAAGCAAGGAGCCAACGCCGTCGGGCTCTTCGTCACGCGTGACCGCGTGAACAGCGTGCTGTTCCCGGCGAACCAGGGCACGGATAGCACCTCGATCGACGACGATGTGACGACCGTGGTGGGGCGATATCGACGCGACATCGGCACCACGTCGACAATCGGCACCATGTTCGCCGTGCGTGAGGGGGCCGGCTACCACAATCGGCAGTTGGGCGCCGACGCGTTCTGGCGGCCGACGCCGTCCGA
Proteins encoded in this region:
- a CDS encoding DUF5916 domain-containing protein, which produces MNATCARIGSAAGLIVLTAAAGFSQPRQADAPLPARTTTAVPRATSEIRIDGVLDEPAWKTAAVVLVSNEWAPGDNIPAPVKTECLITFDRKNLYIAFRAADPNPSEIRAHLMDRDDVNTLIQDDHVGVMIDTFNDERRAFQFRMNPLGVQADAIFSEQDGVEDFSWDMIWASAGRITRDGYIVEVALPLKQLRFPAGQGPQTWGFEAFRSWPRNVRHRLTSQPRDRNKGCLLCQEGKITGLDELSQGRNIEIDPTATFHRTDRREDPSASSLSGGDSKADIGGTVRWNVTPNMTFSGTLNPDFSQVEADVAQLDVNQRFALFYPEKRPFFLEGVDFFTTPIQAVFTRTVADPYFGAKLTGKQGANAVGLFVTRDRVNSVLFPANQGTDSTSIDDDVTTVVGRYRRDIGTTSTIGTMFAVREGAGYHNRQLGADAFWRPTPSDSIHLQFLRTETQYPDEVASAHSQSRQPFGGNGIWADYQRVTRSYQVFANFESYDRGFRSDTGFVPRVDYRNVFGQAQRRWWRDAGAWFNTIDVGIRGWRTTDSAWTLTDQTVAAFIAYTGPFQTQAQFNMPKDVVVYQGVRYEYLRPNFAAGIKPTGNTSAQLTGRFGGGVDFANGRPARQALQLSPAVEYRPATRINLRLQYDLDQLSVDGGRLYRANLVQLKAIYHLNVRTFVRVIVQYTDIARDPALYRIEVERRTRQLFSQFLFSYKLNPQTVLFLGYSDNSAALAGIDLRRQDRTFFIKLGYAWVL